Proteins from a genomic interval of Bombus affinis isolate iyBomAffi1 chromosome 16, iyBomAffi1.2, whole genome shotgun sequence:
- the LOC126925867 gene encoding acetylcholinesterase: protein MTNLVFLLLLLCSSSVRANVSSQRNNVHNDLKVVETTSGLVRGFSRTILDKEVHIFYGIPFAKPPIGPLRFRKPLPIEPWHGILNATVLPNSCYQERYEYFPGFPGEEMWNPNTNISEDCLYLNIWVPQKFRLRHKGSEPPNNGDKNGLPLLVWIYGGGFMSGTATLDVYDADIMAVTSNAIIASMQYRVGAFGFLYLNKHFTNSEEAPGNMGLWDQALALRWLRDNAAAFGGDPDLITIFGESAGGSSVSLHLISPVTRGLVRRGILQSGTLNAPWSYMTGEKANEVARILVDDCGCNSTMLQENPARVMACMRSVDAKTISVQQWNSYWGILGFPSAPTIDGIFLPKDPLDLLREADFKDTEILIGNNKNEGKSIFVS from the coding sequence ATGACGAACCTTGTGTTCCTGCTTCTTCTCCTCTGTTCAAGTTCCGTCAGGGCGAACGTGTCCTCGCAGAGGAACAACGTGCACAACGATCTCAAGGTGGTGGAGACCACCAGCGGCCTGGTTCGCGGATTCTCCCGTACGATACTGGACAAGGAGGTTCACATATTCTATGGAATTCCCTTTGCCAAGCCTCCGATAGGGCCGCTCCGATTCAGAAAGCCGCTGCCCATAGAACCCTGGCACGGAATCTTGAATGCCACTGTGCTGCCCAACAGCTGCTACCAGGAGAGGTACGAGTACTTCCCTGGCTTTCCAGGGGAGGAAATGTGGAACCCCAACACCAACATCTCCGAGGATTGTTTGTACTTGAACATCTGGGTGCCGCAGAAGTTTCGACTGAGACACAAGGGCTCGGAGCCGCCGAACAACGGGGACAAGAACGGTCTGCCGCTTCTGGTCTGGATCTATGGAGGTGGTTTCATGAGCGGCACCGCTACCCTGGACGTCTACGACGCGGACATCATGGCAGTCACCAGCAACGCCATCATCGCCTCCATGCAATACAGAGTTGGCGCTTTTGGATTTCTCTATTTGAACAAACATTTCACCAACAGTGAAGAGGCTCCTGGCAATATGGGTCTGTGGGATCAGGCTCTGGCTCTCAGATGGCTCAGGGACAACGCGGCGGCCTTCGGAGGCGATCCTGACCTCATCACCATCTTTGGCGAGTCCGCCGGAGGCAGCTCCGTGTCTCTGCACCTGATCTCTCCGGTGACTCGTGGTCTGGTCCGCCGAGGAATCCTTCAGAGTGGCACTTTGAACGCTCCATGGAGCTACATGACCGGGGAGAAAGCGAACGAAGTGGCTAGAATACTGGTCGACGACTGTGGCTGCAACTCCACCATGCTTCAGGAGAATCCTGCTAGGGTGATGGCCTGCATGAGATCGGTGGACGCCAAGACCATCTCTGTCCAGCAGTGGAACAGCTACTGGGGCATCCTAGGCTTCCCATCGGCGCCCACCATCGACGGGATCTTCCTACCTAAAGATCCTCTGGATCTTCTCAGGGAGGCTGATTTCAAGGACACGGAGATTCTCATCGGGAACAACAAGAACGAGGGTAAGTCGATCTTTGTCAGCTAA